One part of the Dyadobacter sp. 676 genome encodes these proteins:
- a CDS encoding gluconate:H+ symporter — MPLLLTFIAILALILLIAWLKIDTFISFLLVSIALGLASGLDVDTVSKAIQKGVGGTLGDLVLIVGFGAMLGKMVADSGAAQRITDALISLFGQKYIQWGMALAGFVIGIPLFYNAGFVIVIPLIFMISATARLPLLYIGIPMLSALSVAHGYLPPHPSPAAIASQLHADLGKTLFYGMIVSLPAIAVAGPVFGKTLKRFQPKPDEDLFDVKPRPASELPGLGISVVTALLPVFLLTSMSGIKRIYPGSKLIALLAEPYFGMLVSVLFAAYVLGVKRGMSMKMVGKSMEEAFKGVSTILLIIAGAGVFKEIMTAGGVSTYIAESLKGMDISPLLLSWAIAAVIRVCVGSATVAGLTTVGILAPLLANAGVPSELLVLAIGSGSLMFSHLNDGGFWLFKEYFNLSIKDTILTWSVMETIVSIMGLLGVLILNLFV, encoded by the coding sequence ATGCCTTTACTATTGACCTTCATCGCGATCCTCGCCCTGATACTGCTTATTGCCTGGCTCAAAATCGACACATTCATTTCCTTTCTGCTGGTCTCCATCGCGCTGGGACTCGCGAGCGGGCTGGATGTGGATACCGTAAGCAAGGCTATACAAAAGGGCGTGGGAGGGACACTGGGCGATCTTGTCCTTATCGTCGGCTTTGGGGCGATGCTGGGAAAAATGGTGGCCGACAGCGGGGCGGCGCAACGGATTACCGACGCGCTCATCAGCCTTTTTGGCCAAAAATATATTCAGTGGGGCATGGCACTTGCCGGGTTTGTGATAGGGATACCATTGTTTTACAACGCAGGGTTCGTGATCGTCATCCCGCTGATTTTCATGATCAGCGCCACAGCCCGCTTACCATTATTGTATATAGGTATTCCAATGTTATCCGCATTGTCGGTAGCGCATGGGTACCTCCCACCCCACCCTTCCCCGGCTGCAATTGCCAGTCAGTTGCATGCCGACCTCGGCAAGACATTGTTCTATGGAATGATCGTTTCCCTGCCCGCCATCGCCGTGGCCGGCCCTGTTTTTGGAAAGACACTGAAGCGCTTTCAACCCAAGCCGGACGAAGATCTTTTTGACGTAAAACCTCGCCCCGCGTCCGAGCTCCCGGGGCTGGGCATCAGCGTGGTAACCGCATTGCTTCCCGTTTTCCTGCTGACTTCCATGTCGGGGATCAAACGCATTTATCCCGGTAGCAAACTCATAGCCCTCCTTGCCGAGCCGTATTTCGGAATGCTCGTTTCAGTGCTTTTCGCGGCATATGTACTAGGCGTGAAGCGCGGCATGAGCATGAAAATGGTGGGTAAATCGATGGAGGAGGCTTTTAAGGGCGTCTCGACGATCCTGCTCATCATCGCGGGGGCCGGTGTTTTCAAAGAAATCATGACCGCAGGCGGCGTGAGTACCTACATTGCCGAAAGCCTGAAAGGAATGGACATCTCGCCGCTTCTGCTCAGCTGGGCCATTGCGGCGGTAATCCGGGTTTGTGTAGGCTCGGCCACAGTTGCCGGACTTACTACCGTGGGCATTCTCGCACCGTTGCTGGCCAACGCCGGGGTGCCATCGGAATTGCTCGTACTTGCCATCGGATCAGGCAGTTTAATGTTTTCCCACCTGAACGACGGCGGCTTCTGGCTCTTCAAGGAGTACTTCAACCTGAGCATCAAAGACACGATCCTGACCTGGTCCGTAATGGAAACAATTGTGTCTATAATGGGTTTGCTGGGTGTTTTGATACTAAATTTGTTCGTCTAG
- a CDS encoding RidA family protein produces MDNTPESNFAALGLNLPPAPKPVGVYKPLLIVDKRWVYVSGHGTVQGDGTLIIGRIGKDLNADQGKLAARQVGLAILSTLKANLGSLNRVKRVIKVLGMVNCTPDFEKHPFIINGCSELFAKVWGEENGIGVRSAVGMGTLPDNIPVEIEAMFELEEK; encoded by the coding sequence ATGGACAATACACCTGAATCAAATTTTGCAGCACTCGGCCTTAATCTTCCTCCCGCACCGAAACCGGTGGGTGTTTATAAACCGTTACTAATCGTCGACAAACGCTGGGTTTATGTGTCGGGCCACGGGACCGTGCAGGGCGACGGCACACTTATCATCGGCCGCATCGGCAAAGACCTCAACGCGGACCAGGGCAAACTCGCCGCTCGTCAGGTAGGTCTTGCCATCCTTTCGACACTAAAAGCCAACCTGGGAAGCCTCAACCGTGTGAAAAGGGTGATCAAAGTTCTCGGTATGGTCAACTGCACCCCGGATTTTGAAAAGCATCCATTCATTATCAACGGATGCAGCGAACTTTTCGCCAAGGTTTGGGGTGAAGAAAACGGTATCGGCGTCCGAAGCGCCGTCGGCATGGGCACATTGCCCGACAACATCCCCGTGGAGATCGAGGCGATGTTTGAGTTGGAAGAGAAGTAA
- a CDS encoding D-TA family PLP-dependent enzyme translates to MSWYPLTNPDEVISPSLLFYKDRIESNVRSMVSIAGSPERLVPHVKTHKCPEVVKIQLSAGISKFKCATIAEAEMVADAGAPWVLIAYQLVGPNMERLFALREKFPDTTFASLVDNEQTAGLLSEVSKARGLRASVFLDVNNGMNRTGHATDESLLSLYRYVSSREGLSFGGVHIYDGHIRNPEFSERKAAADEAYEKVLPLLDRIGTECGYDPMIIVGGSPSFTVHTLRPDVYLSPGTNVLWDWGYGDRFDGQPFEHAALIITRVISKPAAGIVTIDLGHKAIAAENPIENRLRLLNLNEYTLLGQSEEHGVLQVSTDAWESIQIGDVFYALPYHICPTVALHDFATVIEGGNVIGEWKITARSRRVTV, encoded by the coding sequence ATGTCCTGGTACCCACTAACCAACCCCGACGAAGTGATTTCCCCGTCGCTGCTGTTTTATAAAGACCGTATTGAAAGCAATGTCCGGAGCATGGTCAGCATTGCCGGTTCGCCGGAACGGCTGGTGCCGCATGTAAAGACACACAAATGCCCCGAAGTAGTTAAAATACAACTTTCGGCGGGCATTTCGAAATTCAAATGTGCCACGATTGCCGAAGCCGAAATGGTCGCAGACGCCGGCGCTCCGTGGGTGCTGATCGCCTATCAGCTCGTCGGACCAAATATGGAACGCCTTTTTGCATTGCGCGAGAAATTTCCGGATACAACTTTCGCGTCGCTGGTCGACAATGAACAAACTGCCGGACTTCTTAGCGAGGTGTCAAAAGCTCGCGGGCTACGTGCAAGCGTATTTCTCGACGTCAACAACGGGATGAACCGTACCGGCCATGCAACCGACGAAAGCCTGCTTTCGCTTTATCGCTACGTAAGCAGCCGCGAAGGACTCTCTTTCGGCGGTGTACACATTTACGACGGGCACATTCGCAATCCGGAATTCTCGGAACGCAAAGCTGCGGCCGACGAAGCCTATGAAAAAGTACTCCCGCTACTCGACCGAATCGGAACCGAATGCGGCTACGACCCGATGATCATCGTCGGCGGCTCTCCATCGTTTACGGTGCATACCTTGCGGCCCGACGTCTACCTGAGTCCGGGAACGAATGTACTCTGGGACTGGGGTTATGGTGACCGCTTCGACGGGCAGCCTTTTGAACACGCCGCATTGATTATCACCCGTGTCATTTCGAAACCCGCTGCCGGAATTGTTACCATCGATCTCGGCCACAAAGCCATTGCCGCCGAAAATCCGATCGAAAACCGGCTTCGTCTGCTGAATTTAAACGAGTACACATTGCTCGGGCAAAGCGAAGAACACGGCGTTTTGCAAGTAAGTACCGACGCCTGGGAAAGCATTCAGATCGGCGACGTATTTTACGCCCTCCCCTACCACATTTGCCCAACCGTGGCGCTGCACGACTTTGCAACGGTCATCGAGGGCGGAAACGTAATCGGAGAATGGAAAATCACGGCACGAAGCAGACGTGTGACGGTGTAG